In Reichenbachiella agarivorans, one genomic interval encodes:
- a CDS encoding exodeoxyribonuclease III, protein MSEKLISWNLNGLRAAVKKGFHDSILQLNPDVLCIQETKAQDDQIREALGDIPYHIYSSSAIKRGYSGTAILSKKEPLSINYGLGIDIHDQEGRIITAEFEDYFLTTVYVPNSKNDLSRLEYRQGWDADFKNYLKNLEKTKPVIVCGDFNVAHKDIDLARPKANYNKSAGFTQAEIDGMDNFVAAGLIDSFRHLHPDQLDAYSWWSYRAGAKEKNVGWRIDYFLMSESMLDKLDKAEIHPTYVESDHCPVSITLK, encoded by the coding sequence ATGAGCGAAAAACTAATATCCTGGAACCTAAACGGTCTCCGAGCTGCTGTCAAAAAGGGTTTTCATGACTCCATCCTCCAATTGAATCCAGATGTATTATGTATTCAAGAAACCAAGGCACAAGACGACCAAATCCGAGAAGCCTTGGGTGATATTCCCTATCACATATATTCTAGCAGTGCAATCAAGAGAGGTTACAGTGGCACTGCCATCCTTAGCAAAAAGGAGCCTTTGAGCATAAACTACGGTTTGGGGATTGACATTCATGATCAAGAAGGAAGAATCATTACTGCTGAGTTTGAAGATTACTTTTTGACTACTGTCTACGTCCCCAACTCCAAAAATGACTTGAGCAGACTAGAGTACCGCCAAGGTTGGGATGCGGATTTCAAAAACTATCTGAAGAACCTAGAAAAAACTAAACCCGTCATCGTTTGTGGGGATTTTAATGTCGCGCACAAAGACATCGACCTAGCTCGCCCCAAAGCCAACTACAATAAATCTGCAGGTTTTACCCAAGCAGAAATCGATGGCATGGACAATTTTGTTGCAGCTGGACTGATTGATTCATTCAGACATTTGCACCCAGATCAACTGGACGCCTATAGCTGGTGGAGTTACAGAGCAGGTGCCAAAGAAAAAAACGTAGGTTGGAGAATAGATTATTTCTTGATGAGCGAATCCATGTTGGATAAGCTTGACAAAGCAGAGATTCACCCTACGTACGTAGAATCAGACCACTGTCCCGTCAGCATCACATTGAAATAA
- a CDS encoding succinylglutamate desuccinylase/aspartoacylase family protein — protein MDSDSMWISDTEILPGETKKVTVNIARLPSHSPIEISITVARSKIPGPVFLMMGGMHGDEINGIEIVRRIIQNNLHIPERGTTISIPIINVYGFIHFSRYVPDGKDVNRSFPGNKNGSLAARVAYYLMKEIIPKIDYGIDFHTGGADRTNYPQIRCMMSDPVNAELAAAFAAPFSLHSAFRPKSLRWAAGKMKKKILVYEGGESSRFDEYAISQGILGTERLMNHLGLKTYAPPATEHETILIKSSSWIRAKASGLFGTLVSSGQTITKNQIVGYISDPFGEFKVPVRAGAKGYVIGLNNNPIVHQGDALMHIGVLKG, from the coding sequence ATGGATAGTGACAGTATGTGGATCAGCGATACCGAAATATTGCCTGGGGAAACTAAAAAGGTAACCGTCAACATCGCACGGTTGCCATCACACTCACCCATCGAGATTTCTATTACAGTTGCGAGATCCAAAATCCCTGGCCCAGTTTTCTTGATGATGGGTGGCATGCATGGAGATGAAATCAATGGGATAGAAATCGTCAGACGGATAATTCAAAACAACCTTCACATCCCTGAGCGGGGTACAACGATTTCTATCCCCATTATCAATGTATATGGTTTCATTCATTTCTCCCGCTATGTACCCGATGGCAAAGATGTCAACCGCTCCTTTCCTGGCAACAAGAATGGATCACTGGCTGCCAGAGTGGCCTATTATCTGATGAAAGAAATCATCCCGAAGATCGATTACGGGATAGACTTCCATACGGGAGGCGCTGACCGCACCAATTATCCACAGATTCGCTGCATGATGTCTGATCCAGTCAATGCTGAATTGGCTGCCGCCTTTGCTGCCCCATTTAGTTTACACTCAGCCTTTAGACCCAAGTCTCTCCGCTGGGCCGCTGGCAAAATGAAGAAGAAAATATTGGTGTACGAGGGAGGCGAATCCTCACGCTTTGATGAATATGCCATCAGCCAAGGAATCCTAGGTACAGAGCGACTCATGAATCATCTAGGATTAAAAACCTATGCCCCACCTGCTACAGAACACGAAACGATTCTGATCAAATCCTCCTCGTGGATCAGGGCAAAAGCATCGGGACTCTTCGGGACACTAGTCAGCAGTGGACAGACGATCACAAAAAATCAGATCGTAGGCTACATCTCAGATCCCTTTGGGGAGTTCAAAGTTCCCGTCCGTGCCGGAGCAAAAGGCTACGTCATCGGACTCAACAACAACCCCATCGTCCACCAAGGAGATGCGCTGATGCACATCGGGGTGTTGAAGGGGTAG
- a CDS encoding ATP-dependent zinc protease family protein, whose amino-acid sequence MIVIGRIDKIDLPEFELFDIDAKVDTGAYGSALHCHHVKITERNGKPTLEFMILDPDHPEYEGKVFYTTNFKEKMVKSSNGELENRQSITTEIVIFGKKRRVEFSLTDRSNMRNPILLGRKFLSKKFIVDVQLKNLSYNNKYKES is encoded by the coding sequence ATGATCGTCATTGGAAGAATCGACAAAATAGACTTACCAGAGTTTGAGTTGTTCGATATAGATGCAAAAGTAGATACAGGAGCGTATGGCAGTGCGCTGCATTGTCATCATGTGAAAATAACAGAGCGAAATGGAAAACCAACTTTGGAGTTTATGATTTTGGATCCAGATCACCCTGAGTATGAAGGCAAGGTGTTTTACACCACAAATTTTAAAGAAAAGATGGTCAAGAGTTCGAACGGCGAACTGGAAAACCGACAATCAATCACAACAGAAATAGTCATTTTTGGCAAAAAGAGGAGAGTGGAGTTTTCGCTCACAGACAGGAGCAACATGAGGAATCCTATCTTGCTAGGTAGAAAATTCCTTTCAAAGAAATTTATAGTGGATGTACAATTGAAGAATTTATCTTATAATAATAAATACAAAGAATCATGA
- a CDS encoding ROK family protein produces the protein MKLWGIDLGGTKIEGVVLEPSTSEVLYRERVPTEGNLGYEHVLNQILKLVTKLKEQSGESPTKIGIGTPGSIDPSTGLLKGCNSTHLNDRPFLTDVKKLLGTEVAVANDANCFALAETHMGIVHEVSPQAKVVFGIIMGTGVGGGLIVNGQAIQGRNGIAGEWGHNFLDDSGGKCYCGKTGCVETILSGPALEKYYHSISGEKLPLREIIGQKTTNPNAKATYDRLIQFFGLAVSTIVNMIDPEAIVIGGGVGNIDGIYTDGFESLKKQVFNPSCHTLVLKPKLGDSAGVFGTAYL, from the coding sequence ATGAAGCTTTGGGGCATAGACTTGGGAGGAACAAAAATAGAGGGGGTCGTACTAGAACCCTCTACAAGCGAAGTATTATACAGAGAAAGAGTCCCAACTGAAGGAAACTTGGGTTATGAACACGTCCTCAATCAGATTTTAAAGTTGGTCACCAAACTCAAGGAGCAGTCAGGAGAGTCTCCAACCAAGATTGGCATTGGTACACCGGGTTCTATCGACCCCAGTACAGGTTTGCTAAAAGGATGCAACTCCACCCATCTCAACGATCGACCCTTCTTGACAGATGTCAAAAAACTACTCGGCACAGAAGTGGCTGTGGCCAATGATGCCAACTGCTTTGCACTGGCCGAAACGCACATGGGCATCGTGCATGAAGTGTCTCCCCAAGCAAAAGTTGTATTTGGTATCATCATGGGTACTGGAGTGGGTGGTGGTCTCATTGTCAATGGTCAGGCCATTCAAGGCAGAAATGGTATCGCTGGAGAGTGGGGTCATAATTTCCTCGACGATTCTGGAGGAAAGTGCTACTGTGGCAAAACAGGTTGTGTCGAAACCATTCTGTCTGGTCCTGCATTAGAAAAATATTACCACTCCATCAGTGGAGAAAAACTGCCTCTCCGTGAGATCATAGGGCAAAAAACTACAAACCCAAATGCAAAAGCAACCTACGATCGACTCATTCAATTTTTTGGACTGGCTGTCTCGACCATCGTCAATATGATCGATCCAGAGGCGATTGTGATTGGGGGAGGGGTTGGCAACATCGATGGAATCTACACGGACGGATTCGAAAGTCTAAAAAAGCAAGTGTTCAATCCTAGTTGCCATACACTGGTACTCAAACCTAAACTAGGAGACTCCGCAGGAGTCTTCGGTACAGCTTATTTATGA
- a CDS encoding glycerol-3-phosphate dehydrogenase/oxidase yields MPPSYTEQRQTLVNSLENEYFDLVIIGGGITGAGIALDAETRGLKVALIEQNDFASGTSSKSTKLIHGGLRYLKQFEFGLVREVGRERAILHDLATHLVRPEKMLLPLTKDGSYGKIIASVGLMVYDVLADVEKEDHRRMLSPQETMQLEPLLNVDKIEGGGLYSEYQTDDFRLVIELLKAAQNEGAKVMNYSACQDFIIKAGKIAGVKVHDDILDQEYTLYADYVINAAGPWSDLIRKNQEEVKGKKLHLTKGVHLVVPFQNLPIQQSVYFDVPDGRMMFAIPKKDVTYIGTTDTTFTGDLEDVRTTLEDVHYLLDAVNHYFPTVHLEPKDVISSWAGIRPLIEEEGKSASEISRKDEIFVSEHGLVTIAGGKLTGYRKMAKRAVETILEIRHEQTGKKIPKCKTKKYYLPGNSFKNQKAVKKYKKSLAEENPNTSIADIDYLVDLYGTQCEEILSHAKTSSIIMSEVRFCIEHEWVSHLTDFFIHRTGRLFFDIESVKSNLEVVAEEMSAMLCWSDEQKNAEIEGINREITKATVFE; encoded by the coding sequence ATGCCTCCATCATATACCGAACAACGTCAGACATTGGTCAACTCCCTCGAAAACGAATATTTCGACTTGGTCATCATAGGTGGTGGCATCACTGGAGCGGGCATCGCTCTCGATGCAGAAACCCGTGGACTCAAAGTAGCGCTGATAGAACAAAACGATTTTGCCTCTGGCACCAGCAGCAAATCCACCAAGCTGATACATGGAGGTTTACGGTATTTGAAGCAATTTGAATTTGGGTTGGTCAGAGAGGTAGGAAGAGAAAGAGCGATTTTGCACGATCTCGCCACCCACCTAGTCCGCCCCGAAAAAATGCTCCTTCCCCTCACCAAAGACGGGAGTTATGGAAAAATCATCGCATCGGTTGGCCTCATGGTCTACGACGTACTGGCGGATGTCGAAAAGGAAGATCACCGCAGAATGCTCTCACCACAAGAAACCATGCAACTTGAGCCACTACTCAATGTAGATAAAATAGAAGGTGGTGGATTGTACTCCGAATACCAAACGGACGATTTTCGTCTGGTCATCGAACTACTCAAGGCCGCACAAAATGAGGGTGCCAAAGTCATGAATTACAGTGCTTGTCAAGATTTTATCATCAAGGCAGGGAAAATAGCAGGCGTCAAAGTTCATGACGACATCTTGGATCAAGAATACACACTCTACGCTGACTATGTGATCAATGCTGCTGGGCCATGGTCAGATCTGATCAGAAAAAATCAAGAAGAAGTCAAAGGAAAGAAATTGCACCTCACCAAAGGTGTCCATCTCGTGGTACCATTTCAAAACTTGCCAATCCAGCAATCAGTCTATTTCGATGTCCCTGATGGTCGGATGATGTTTGCGATTCCTAAAAAGGACGTTACCTATATTGGCACAACCGATACCACTTTTACAGGAGATTTAGAGGATGTAAGGACAACTTTAGAAGATGTGCATTATTTGCTGGATGCCGTCAATCATTATTTCCCTACTGTCCATCTCGAACCCAAAGATGTGATTTCTTCTTGGGCAGGCATACGCCCACTGATCGAAGAGGAAGGTAAATCGGCCTCTGAAATTTCTAGAAAAGATGAAATATTTGTCTCCGAACACGGATTGGTCACTATTGCTGGAGGCAAATTGACAGGCTACCGCAAAATGGCCAAAAGGGCAGTTGAAACTATCCTAGAGATTCGTCATGAACAGACCGGAAAGAAAATCCCCAAGTGCAAAACCAAAAAATATTATTTACCTGGCAACAGCTTTAAAAATCAAAAAGCTGTCAAAAAATACAAGAAAAGTCTAGCAGAAGAAAACCCCAATACATCCATTGCTGACATTGATTATCTTGTCGACCTCTATGGCACACAATGTGAAGAAATCCTCAGCCATGCCAAAACCAGTTCAATCATTATGTCAGAAGTACGATTCTGTATCGAGCATGAATGGGTCAGTCATTTGACAGACTTTTTTATTCACAGAACAGGGCGATTGTTTTTTGACATTGAAAGTGTCAAAAGCAATCTTGAGGTTGTCGCAGAAGAAATGTCTGCTATGCTATGCTGGAGTGACGAACAGAAAAATGCAGAAATTGAAGGCATCAATCGGGAGATCACTAAGGCAACAGTATTCGAATGA
- a CDS encoding TlpA family protein disulfide reductase, translating to MKKTLIAVALFFSVQAYAQDKPAPEYLKGSVFPDSVRALSLTALDGSEVFFGEILAAHTGQKVVLDIWATWCKDCIVSLPELQQLMKDGKKNDIHFVLLSVDREEIKWREGIKKYKIKGEHFFINEGWDNALSNYIDLDWVPRYLIIDEDGKITVPKVVKVDDPTLKDNF from the coding sequence ATGAAAAAAACACTCATCGCAGTAGCACTTTTTTTTTCTGTCCAAGCCTATGCTCAGGACAAACCCGCACCCGAATACCTAAAAGGCAGTGTGTTTCCAGATAGTGTCCGTGCGCTCTCATTGACGGCACTAGATGGTAGCGAGGTGTTCTTCGGTGAAATCCTCGCAGCACATACAGGTCAAAAAGTAGTTTTAGATATTTGGGCAACTTGGTGCAAGGATTGTATCGTCAGCCTACCTGAACTCCAACAACTGATGAAAGATGGGAAGAAAAATGATATCCATTTCGTCTTATTGTCAGTAGATAGAGAAGAAATCAAATGGAGAGAGGGAATCAAAAAATACAAAATCAAAGGAGAGCACTTCTTCATCAACGAAGGCTGGGACAATGCCTTGTCCAACTACATTGACCTGGATTGGGTGCCTCGCTACTTGATCATTGATGAAGATGGGAAAATAACCGTACCAAAAGTTGTCAAAGTGGATGATCCTACACTGAAGGATAATTTTTGA
- a CDS encoding SRPBCC domain-containing protein, with amino-acid sequence MQIVSEININASPEKIWAILMDFKAYPEWNPFVKSISGDPVVGKHIHVVLPGMKFEPEVLVLEENREFRWKGKLLVKGLFDGEHYFVLEVMGDGVTRLLHGENFSGMLVPLFKKRLEGETLESFKAMNQGLKERAEGI; translated from the coding sequence ATGCAAATCGTATCAGAAATCAACATCAACGCCAGTCCTGAAAAAATTTGGGCTATCCTGATGGATTTTAAAGCCTATCCAGAGTGGAACCCTTTTGTCAAGAGTATCAGTGGCGATCCTGTCGTAGGAAAACATATCCATGTGGTATTGCCAGGAATGAAATTTGAACCAGAAGTATTGGTACTAGAGGAAAACAGAGAGTTTAGATGGAAAGGGAAACTATTGGTCAAAGGACTCTTTGATGGTGAGCACTATTTTGTACTAGAGGTGATGGGAGATGGTGTCACCCGCCTGTTGCATGGCGAAAATTTCAGTGGAATGCTCGTACCACTGTTCAAGAAAAGACTGGAGGGTGAGACCTTGGAAAGTTTTAAGGCCATGAATCAAGGGTTAAAAGAAAGAGCAGAAGGGATATGA
- a CDS encoding pyridoxal-phosphate dependent enzyme, whose product MEFPNLSDIKRAHTRIGNYIYNTQVMTSSTIDEMVGGQVYFKCENFQKIGAFKMRGAANVIMSYRPEERKNGFATHSSGNHAQAVAKAAAEAGAKAYIVMPHNAPQVKIDAVRGYGAEITMCEPTETARAETCKQVIERTGAIQVHPYHDARIIAGQATAAKEFIEELPDLHYMITPVGGGGLAAGSALTLATVSPTTKMVLAEPEAVNDTYLSFKAGKLQGVKNPKSIADGLLVSVGEMNFEIIKQYVHEVYCVSEEEIISAMRLVWERMKIVIEPSSAVAVAALLKNKEVFAGKKTGIILTGGNVQMNDLPF is encoded by the coding sequence ATGGAGTTTCCAAATTTAAGTGACATCAAGAGAGCGCATACCAGAATAGGCAACTATATCTACAACACACAGGTGATGACCTCTAGCACGATCGACGAGATGGTAGGTGGACAGGTATATTTCAAATGTGAAAATTTTCAAAAAATCGGCGCGTTCAAAATGCGTGGTGCTGCCAACGTGATCATGTCTTATCGACCCGAGGAGCGCAAAAATGGATTTGCTACCCATTCGTCCGGCAACCATGCACAAGCTGTCGCCAAAGCTGCTGCCGAAGCAGGTGCCAAAGCCTATATCGTCATGCCTCACAATGCACCTCAAGTCAAAATCGACGCAGTGAGAGGATATGGTGCGGAGATCACTATGTGTGAGCCAACTGAAACAGCACGCGCAGAAACTTGTAAGCAAGTGATCGAAAGAACAGGAGCGATACAAGTACACCCCTACCACGATGCAAGAATCATTGCGGGCCAAGCCACAGCGGCTAAGGAATTCATCGAGGAGCTACCAGACCTGCACTACATGATCACACCAGTAGGTGGAGGTGGCTTGGCAGCTGGGTCTGCATTGACACTGGCCACTGTAAGTCCTACTACCAAAATGGTTTTGGCAGAACCAGAAGCTGTAAATGATACTTACCTATCCTTCAAAGCTGGAAAGCTCCAAGGAGTTAAAAACCCAAAATCAATTGCCGATGGATTACTTGTCTCGGTGGGTGAAATGAATTTTGAAATCATCAAACAGTATGTACATGAAGTGTACTGCGTGAGTGAAGAAGAAATCATCTCTGCGATGAGATTGGTTTGGGAAAGAATGAAAATAGTGATCGAACCTTCTAGTGCGGTAGCAGTGGCCGCCTTGTTGAAAAACAAAGAAGTGTTTGCTGGCAAGAAAACAGGCATCATCCTCACAGGAGGAAATGTTCAAATGAACGATTTGCCTTTTTAA
- the rimK gene encoding 30S ribosomal protein S6--L-glutamate ligase yields the protein MKIAVLSRNPRLYSTRRLVEAIVQKGHEALVIDHMKCDIIMDEKGPSIYYEGQKLNDLDAVIPRIGASVTFYGTAVVRQFEMMDVFSPVSSIAITRSRDKLRSLQILSRHGIGMPNTAFTNFNKKENNVLKHIGKAPVVIKLLEGTQGLGVVLAETEKAATSVIEAFESLKTRVILQEFIEEAGGADIRAFVVDGEVVGAMKRQGKEGEFRSNLHRGGEANVIKLSRAEKSTALKAAKSMGLAVAGVDMLQSKKGPLVLEVNSSPGLEGIEQATKVDIAAKIIEFIEKSKKKTKRSSKSNLHA from the coding sequence ATGAAAATTGCAGTGCTATCGAGAAATCCGAGACTTTATTCGACTCGGAGGCTAGTGGAGGCTATTGTGCAAAAGGGACACGAAGCACTCGTAATCGATCACATGAAGTGTGACATCATCATGGATGAAAAGGGACCTTCCATTTATTACGAAGGTCAAAAGCTAAATGATCTAGATGCCGTGATCCCAAGAATCGGCGCATCTGTGACCTTTTACGGTACAGCTGTGGTCAGGCAGTTTGAAATGATGGACGTATTCAGCCCAGTGAGTTCGATAGCGATTACCCGATCCAGAGACAAATTGAGAAGTCTCCAGATCTTGTCCAGACATGGAATCGGCATGCCCAATACTGCCTTTACCAATTTCAACAAGAAAGAAAACAATGTGCTCAAGCACATAGGTAAAGCCCCAGTGGTAATCAAGCTGCTGGAAGGCACCCAAGGGCTAGGAGTCGTTTTGGCAGAGACCGAAAAAGCTGCCACCTCCGTCATAGAGGCATTTGAAAGTTTGAAAACCCGAGTGATTTTGCAAGAGTTCATCGAAGAGGCTGGAGGAGCGGACATCCGTGCCTTTGTCGTAGATGGTGAAGTCGTAGGGGCGATGAAGCGTCAAGGCAAAGAAGGAGAGTTCAGATCCAATCTTCACCGAGGTGGAGAAGCCAATGTAATCAAACTATCCAGAGCCGAAAAATCCACCGCACTCAAAGCAGCCAAAAGCATGGGACTAGCCGTGGCAGGTGTGGATATGTTGCAATCCAAAAAAGGTCCTTTGGTATTGGAGGTAAATTCTTCGCCAGGCCTAGAAGGCATAGAGCAAGCCACCAAAGTGGACATAGCAGCCAAAATCATCGAATTCATCGAAAAGTCAAAAAAGAAGACCAAAAGATCAAGCAAAAGTAACCTTCATGCCTAA
- a CDS encoding bifunctional alpha/beta hydrolase/OsmC family protein, with translation MAIRKFTFQNKQGDELSAHLELPVDQQPFAYAIFAHCFTCSKNLNAVRSISRALSHHGIAVLSFDFTGLGMSEGDFADTNFSSNIDDLVAAAEALTEQFEAPSLLVGHSLGGAAVIFAASKIKSIQAVATIGAPSSPDHVQHLLIENLDQINEQDAAEVSIGGRTFWVKKQFLDDISSKNMSAIVKELKKPLLLMHSPQDDIVGIQNAAEIYDNAMHPKSFVSLDKADHLLSNKADSTYVGEVIASWAGRYLPAEEELKLRSQHQVVVQTGREPYVTEILAGQHALRADEPLDLGGQNFGPSPYDLLLSSLGACTAMTLRMYADRKGWNLEQVDVHLNHKTDFPVACESCDPKVKVDHISREIEIHGNLDEAQRQKLLEIANKCPIHKTLHNHVELKTSLL, from the coding sequence ATGGCTATCCGAAAATTTACTTTCCAGAATAAGCAAGGTGATGAGTTGTCGGCACACCTAGAGCTACCTGTAGATCAGCAACCTTTTGCCTACGCGATCTTTGCACATTGTTTTACCTGCAGCAAGAATCTCAATGCTGTTCGCAGTATTTCTCGCGCCCTGTCACATCATGGAATCGCCGTGCTGAGTTTTGACTTTACAGGATTGGGAATGAGTGAGGGAGATTTTGCTGATACCAATTTTTCATCCAACATTGACGATTTGGTGGCTGCCGCAGAAGCGTTGACGGAGCAATTCGAAGCGCCAAGTCTGCTGGTGGGTCATTCGTTGGGTGGAGCAGCGGTAATTTTTGCAGCGAGCAAAATTAAGTCTATTCAAGCAGTCGCTACCATCGGCGCACCATCTTCTCCTGATCATGTGCAACATCTGTTGATAGAGAATCTGGATCAGATCAATGAACAAGATGCAGCAGAGGTTAGCATTGGGGGGAGAACTTTTTGGGTGAAGAAGCAATTCTTAGATGATATTTCGTCCAAAAACATGTCTGCCATCGTCAAGGAATTAAAAAAGCCACTTCTGCTCATGCACTCGCCGCAGGATGACATAGTGGGGATTCAAAATGCCGCAGAGATATATGACAATGCCATGCATCCTAAAAGCTTTGTTTCATTAGATAAAGCTGATCACTTGCTCAGCAACAAAGCAGATTCAACTTATGTAGGTGAGGTAATCGCCAGCTGGGCAGGTAGGTATTTGCCTGCCGAAGAAGAGCTGAAACTGAGATCTCAACATCAGGTGGTGGTACAAACTGGGCGCGAGCCTTATGTCACCGAGATATTGGCGGGTCAGCATGCACTGAGAGCGGACGAACCTTTGGATCTTGGAGGACAAAATTTTGGCCCATCTCCGTACGATTTGCTATTGTCTTCACTTGGAGCATGTACAGCAATGACCTTGCGTATGTATGCTGACCGCAAGGGTTGGAATCTAGAGCAAGTTGATGTCCATTTGAATCATAAAACAGACTTTCCAGTAGCCTGTGAGTCATGTGATCCGAAGGTCAAGGTTGACCATATATCTCGTGAAATTGAGATACATGGAAATCTGGATGAGGCACAGAGGCAAAAACTATTAGAGATTGCCAATAAATGTCCCATTCATAAAACTCTGCACAATCATGTAGAGTTGAAGACCAGCTTGTTATGA
- a CDS encoding SDR family oxidoreductase, whose product MKSQVVILITGVSSGIGKTCFDYLFAKGYKVYGTSRFAEPDNAFLLKMDVTKPNSIRSAVNYVLQKEGKIDVLINNAGISVVGSAEMTLTEDARQQIETNFWGVVNTTNAVLPTMRQQHAGKIINISSLAGLFAIPYQSYYTASKFALEGYSESLRMELKKRNIQVSLIEPGDFKTEISQNRILSNTEENDDYSLGLHSAMEIIVKGERQGDDTKKIARVVAHIIRSRNPRLRYLVGKPMDLLAAKLKRILPPRLFEWIIMNHYKL is encoded by the coding sequence ATGAAAAGTCAAGTTGTAATATTAATCACAGGGGTATCGTCTGGTATTGGCAAAACTTGCTTTGACTACCTATTTGCCAAAGGCTACAAAGTCTATGGCACCAGTAGATTCGCAGAACCAGACAATGCTTTTTTGTTGAAAATGGACGTGACCAAACCCAACAGCATTCGATCTGCTGTCAACTATGTTCTCCAAAAAGAAGGAAAAATAGATGTCCTCATCAACAATGCTGGTATTTCGGTTGTCGGATCTGCAGAAATGACGCTGACAGAAGATGCCCGCCAACAAATTGAAACTAACTTTTGGGGGGTAGTCAACACTACCAACGCCGTGCTACCCACCATGAGGCAGCAACATGCTGGCAAGATTATCAACATCAGTTCGTTGGCAGGCCTTTTTGCCATACCCTATCAGTCCTACTATACTGCCAGCAAATTTGCCCTAGAAGGATACTCAGAGTCGCTTCGTATGGAACTGAAAAAACGCAACATACAAGTATCACTCATCGAGCCTGGGGATTTCAAAACCGAAATCTCGCAAAACAGGATTTTATCCAATACGGAAGAAAATGATGATTATTCACTCGGCCTACATTCTGCCATGGAGATCATCGTCAAAGGAGAGCGCCAAGGAGACGATACCAAAAAAATAGCTCGCGTGGTAGCACATATCATCCGAAGCAGGAATCCTCGACTCAGGTACTTGGTTGGCAAACCTATGGACTTGCTTGCTGCCAAGCTGAAGCGTATTTTACCTCCACGATTGTTTGAGTGGATCATTATGAACCATTACAAGCTGTAG
- a CDS encoding glycerophosphodiester phosphodiesterase family protein, translating to MKTISIDIQGHRGARGLMPENTIPAFIKALELGITTLELDLAVTKDGQLLVSHEPFMNHVFVLDSMGRDIPKVEETKHNIYEMTYAQVEKYDVGSKFHKHFPDQQKMVVAKPLLIDVVNAVNDYAAKHDIKDIRYNIEVKSLPVGDDKFHPTPQVFSDLVYDFINKHMNKNLLNVQSFDFRVLQYFHQNYPDIELAVLVENTLPIEENLQELGFHPQKYSCYYPLLNEEKVKYLHSLNMKVIPWTVNETADMEKMISWGVDGIISDYPNRVIDIFEN from the coding sequence ATGAAAACCATTAGCATCGACATTCAGGGACACCGAGGCGCCAGAGGCCTGATGCCCGAAAACACTATTCCAGCTTTTATCAAGGCGCTGGAATTGGGAATAACTACACTGGAATTGGACCTAGCTGTTACCAAAGATGGTCAACTGCTCGTCTCTCATGAGCCCTTTATGAATCATGTCTTTGTGCTTGATTCTATGGGTCGTGACATCCCCAAAGTAGAAGAAACAAAGCATAACATCTATGAGATGACTTATGCACAGGTAGAAAAATACGACGTGGGGTCAAAATTTCACAAGCATTTTCCTGATCAGCAAAAGATGGTAGTTGCCAAACCTTTGCTGATCGATGTGGTCAATGCTGTCAACGACTATGCCGCAAAGCACGATATCAAAGATATCCGATACAACATCGAAGTGAAAAGCCTCCCCGTAGGAGATGACAAGTTTCACCCTACCCCCCAGGTATTTTCGGATTTGGTCTATGACTTTATCAACAAGCACATGAACAAAAACCTTCTCAATGTGCAATCATTTGATTTTCGAGTTTTGCAATATTTTCATCAAAACTATCCAGATATCGAACTGGCCGTGTTGGTAGAAAATACACTTCCGATCGAAGAGAACCTTCAGGAATTAGGATTCCATCCACAAAAATACAGCTGCTACTACCCACTCCTAAATGAGGAAAAAGTTAAATACCTACATTCTCTCAATATGAAAGTCATCCCTTGGACGGTCAACGAAACAGCAGATATGGAAAAAATGATCTCTTGGGGCGTAGATGGGATTATTTCTGACTACCCAAATAGGGTAATAGACATATTTGAGAATTAA